The Agromyces hippuratus genome has a window encoding:
- a CDS encoding MFS transporter produces MSIQPAAPGDPTALIAPTGAISSTEPLPGEAPASPPPTKRTLPGILLVALTLFGTYGGLIAILLPLQVAIIDEENKVANLAFVSTISFVFTLFAQPIVGAISDRTRSRFGRRAPWMVGGALIGGVLLLGMGFLDSIVWIAIFWVLIQVSLNAIQGPLSAITPDRFPRDKRGAASAMFGIGMQVGMTLGIMVAGQFAANFGLGYAVFGIAIIVVTVAYVVIDRDWSSKQAAVEPWSWKTFFGGFWINPRTNPDFFWAFTARFLLMLGYFVVAAFQFYILTDYIGMKLVEATGAVVTLTLVALVPTLVAIAVSGWWSDKAGRRKVFIYVASAIMVVGFIMPLLMPNMTGMILMSIINGIGFGLYMSVDTALMTEVLPGGGSAAAKDLGILNIATNIPQAMSAAIAGIIIGTLGGYPMLFVFGGVFVVIAALAVIPIKSVR; encoded by the coding sequence TTGTCCATTCAGCCCGCAGCGCCAGGCGACCCCACCGCCCTCATCGCCCCCACCGGCGCCATCTCGTCGACCGAGCCGCTCCCCGGTGAAGCCCCCGCGAGCCCGCCTCCTACGAAGCGAACGCTCCCCGGCATCCTGCTCGTCGCGCTCACCCTGTTCGGCACATACGGCGGCCTGATCGCCATCCTGCTGCCGCTCCAGGTCGCGATCATCGACGAGGAGAACAAGGTCGCGAACCTCGCGTTCGTCTCGACGATCTCGTTCGTGTTCACGCTCTTCGCCCAGCCGATCGTCGGCGCGATCAGCGACCGCACACGCTCGCGCTTCGGGCGCCGTGCACCGTGGATGGTCGGCGGCGCGCTCATCGGCGGCGTGCTCCTGCTCGGCATGGGCTTCCTCGACTCGATCGTCTGGATCGCGATCTTCTGGGTGCTCATCCAGGTCTCGCTCAACGCGATCCAAGGTCCGCTCTCGGCGATCACCCCCGACCGCTTCCCGCGCGACAAGCGCGGTGCCGCGAGCGCCATGTTCGGCATCGGCATGCAGGTCGGCATGACGCTCGGAATCATGGTCGCCGGGCAGTTCGCCGCGAACTTCGGCTTGGGCTACGCCGTCTTCGGCATCGCCATCATCGTCGTCACCGTGGCGTACGTGGTCATCGACCGCGATTGGTCGTCGAAGCAGGCCGCGGTCGAACCGTGGAGCTGGAAGACGTTCTTCGGCGGCTTCTGGATCAACCCGCGCACGAACCCCGACTTCTTCTGGGCCTTCACGGCGCGCTTCCTGCTCATGCTCGGCTACTTCGTGGTCGCGGCATTCCAGTTCTACATCCTCACCGACTACATCGGCATGAAGCTCGTGGAGGCGACCGGAGCGGTCGTCACCCTGACCCTCGTCGCGCTCGTGCCGACGCTCGTCGCCATCGCCGTCTCGGGTTGGTGGAGCGACAAGGCCGGTCGGCGCAAGGTCTTCATCTACGTGGCGTCGGCCATCATGGTCGTGGGCTTCATCATGCCGCTCCTCATGCCGAACATGACCGGCATGATCCTCATGAGCATCATCAACGGCATCGGCTTCGGTCTCTACATGTCCGTCGACACCGCGCTCATGACCGAGGTGCTGCCCGGCGGAGGCTCGGCGGCCGCCAAGGACCTCGGCATCCTGAACATCGCCACCAACATCCCCCAGGCCATGAGCGCCGCGATCGCCGGCATCATCATCGGTACGCTCGGCGGGTACCCGATGCTGTTCGTCTTCGGCGGCGTCTTCGTCGTCATCGCGGCCCTGGCCGTCATCCCCATCAAGAGCGTTCGTTAG